In Blastopirellula sp. J2-11, a single genomic region encodes these proteins:
- a CDS encoding sensor histidine kinase: MSKKSHIATELIAAIACALLFTAATVTCLVTGDLGIGAMVACGAAALATICCFTVWRTAQTGEDRAIRQFQLLASASIEQLEHDDLQAACPQARELRKWKSPLEQCYRRMKSLADDARELQQSRVRSEVKAHLTGLRHEQMREIVDKLSEPVMMTNQYDEIIFANEVARELFGILDLAEKTMVEDAIASEGIVQLLQETRLRKTPTQRVSEIELLDSADDKHWYRITVSTIAQHLDNEMGADEPNYGAVAVLRDISGYKAIQRRNAEFVSAVSHEMKTPLAGIKAYVELLADGEAEDEQTRDEFLQVINSQADRLQRLIDNLLNLARIEAGVVNVNKKPRSLNELLEEAFRIVHPTAEQKNITLISDLSPMYLGVLVDRDMIMQAAINLLSNALKYTPDNGKVTLRSRLQDREVVFEVEDTGVGLNSEDCDRVFEKFYRVKKDQKMASGTGLGLPLAKHIVEDVHGGDLNVTSKEGVGSTFRIRLPTVQVAETVN; the protein is encoded by the coding sequence ATGAGCAAGAAGTCGCATATCGCCACGGAACTGATAGCCGCGATCGCCTGCGCGCTGCTGTTCACGGCGGCGACCGTTACTTGCCTGGTAACCGGAGACTTGGGAATCGGCGCCATGGTCGCTTGCGGCGCCGCCGCACTAGCCACGATTTGCTGTTTCACTGTATGGCGAACGGCTCAAACCGGCGAAGATCGCGCCATTCGTCAGTTCCAATTACTCGCCTCCGCATCGATCGAACAGCTCGAACATGACGATCTTCAAGCGGCGTGCCCCCAGGCGCGTGAGCTGCGAAAGTGGAAGTCGCCGCTGGAGCAATGCTATCGCCGTATGAAATCGCTCGCCGACGACGCACGTGAACTGCAACAGTCTCGCGTCCGGAGTGAAGTCAAAGCGCATTTGACCGGGCTGCGACACGAACAGATGCGTGAGATCGTCGACAAGCTGTCAGAACCGGTCATGATGACCAATCAATACGACGAAATCATCTTCGCCAACGAAGTTGCCCGCGAATTGTTCGGCATCCTCGATCTGGCGGAAAAGACGATGGTCGAGGACGCGATCGCATCCGAGGGGATCGTCCAATTGCTGCAAGAGACGCGTCTGCGGAAAACGCCGACGCAGCGTGTGAGCGAAATCGAGTTGCTTGACTCGGCGGACGACAAGCATTGGTATCGCATCACCGTCAGCACGATCGCGCAGCATCTCGACAACGAGATGGGCGCTGATGAGCCGAACTATGGCGCCGTCGCCGTCTTGCGCGATATTAGCGGTTACAAAGCGATTCAGCGTCGCAACGCCGAGTTTGTTTCGGCGGTCAGCCACGAAATGAAAACTCCCTTGGCCGGCATCAAAGCCTATGTCGAACTGCTAGCCGATGGCGAAGCCGAGGACGAGCAGACGCGAGACGAGTTTCTACAAGTCATCAACAGCCAGGCCGATCGCCTGCAGCGGCTGATCGATAATCTGCTGAACTTGGCGCGGATCGAAGCCGGCGTCGTCAACGTCAACAAAAAGCCGCGTTCGCTCAACGAATTGCTGGAAGAAGCGTTCCGCATCGTCCATCCGACCGCCGAGCAAAAGAACATCACGCTCATTTCCGACCTCAGCCCCATGTACCTGGGCGTTCTGGTCGATCGCGACATGATCATGCAGGCGGCGATCAACCTGCTTTCCAATGCGCTCAAGTACACCCCCGATAATGGCAAGGTAACGCTCCGTAGTCGCCTACAGGATCGTGAAGTGGTGTTTGAAGTCGAAGACACCGGCGTCGGTCTCAACTCGGAAGATTGCGATCGGGTTTTTGAGAAGTTCTATCGCGTGAAAAAAGATCAAAAGATGGCCTCCGGCACCGGACTCGGTTTGCCGCTGGCCAAACATATTGTCGAAGACGTACATGGGGGCGATTTGAACGTCACCAGCAAAGAAGGCGTCGGCTCGACATTCCGAATTCGTCTTCCTACGGTCCAAGTGGCCGAAACCGTCAACTAG
- a CDS encoding STAS domain-containing protein: MSLPTEIFGEVVVVHTPEELGEDQADAVEAFLLSRERNRVIVDLDGTETLDSAGLTCLLSAQQRLREAGGELKITTANHVNRKILEITRLDKRLEVFENMIEAVKSFV; this comes from the coding sequence ATGAGCTTGCCGACCGAAATATTTGGAGAAGTCGTCGTGGTCCATACGCCCGAAGAATTGGGAGAGGATCAAGCCGATGCGGTCGAAGCGTTCCTGCTTTCGCGCGAACGTAATCGTGTGATCGTCGACCTCGACGGGACCGAAACGCTTGACAGCGCCGGTTTGACCTGCTTGCTTTCGGCGCAACAGCGTCTGCGTGAAGCAGGGGGCGAATTGAAGATTACGACCGCCAATCACGTCAATCGCAAGATATTGGAGATCACCCGATTGGACAAACGTTTAGAAGTATTTGAAAACATGATCGAAGCCGTCAAGAGCTTCGTCTAA
- a CDS encoding response regulator, translated as MNASPNYLDTFPQVVTNLQETTAPSTAGKRILLVDDEMHILRAAEFKLKRSGYEIECVEDGQQAWEAIQEHLPDLLITDFHMPRLDGLGLCRRVREDEATRQLPIIMLTAKGFEMTSDDNLESLDIAAILAKPFSPRGLVNCVEAVLTTGSFEQPPISYLR; from the coding sequence ATGAACGCTTCCCCCAACTATCTCGACACATTTCCGCAGGTGGTGACCAATTTGCAGGAAACCACCGCTCCGTCGACCGCCGGTAAACGCATTTTGTTGGTCGACGACGAAATGCACATCCTGCGAGCCGCTGAGTTCAAACTAAAACGGAGCGGTTACGAGATCGAATGCGTGGAAGATGGCCAACAAGCGTGGGAAGCGATTCAAGAGCATCTGCCCGATTTGCTGATCACCGATTTCCACATGCCGCGTCTGGACGGACTCGGCCTTTGTCGTCGTGTACGCGAAGACGAAGCGACGCGTCAACTGCCGATCATCATGCTGACCGCCAAGGGGTTCGAGATGACGTCGGACGACAACCTCGAATCGCTCGATATCGCCGCGATCCTGGCCAAACCGTTCAGTCCTCGCGGCCTGGTCAACTGCGTCGAGGCGGTCTTAACAACCGGTTCGTTCGAACAACCGCCGATCAGTTACCTTCGCTAA